Below is a window of Callospermophilus lateralis isolate mCalLat2 chromosome 9, mCalLat2.hap1, whole genome shotgun sequence DNA.
AGCCAACCCGGGCTGACCCGGGTCCGCGGCGGGCACCACCGAGTCGCGGTCCTCCAGCGTCTAGACCTGCCGGGTGGGAGCGCCGGAAGTAGGCGCGACGAGCCGGAAGTGGGCAGAGCGCGACGGCCCGAGATGAAGCCGGCGGTGGACGAGATGTTCCCCGAGGGTGCCGGTCCTTACGTGGACCTGGACGAGGTGAGGTGGGAGCGTCGGCGTTCTGGCCTAGTGTAGGGGCGGTTGCCGGAAGGCGGGAGCTGGTTCCCCGCTTGGCGACGCCCGCGCGTCTTGGGGACGAGCCTGGCCGGGGTGCGCAGCTCCTGCGTCGCAGGGGCCCGCGGAGTGGGTACCGGGGGAGGAGAGAACGCAGGGTCAGATCGTGGAGCGGCACGGAGCGGGCGGGTCCTGCGCATCCCACTCCCGGGGCCCCGAACCCAGCTCCTGTCAGGTTTTAAGGCCCCTGCGGGAGGCCTCAGGCTCCGATTTGCTAGGCGGCTGGTCACTTAGCAGAGTTCggagttgggtttggagtgggagGGTAGGAAAATGGAATTAGAAAGGAAACTTGAAGAAGGTCTGGATAAGGCCGGTGGGAGCAGGGAGAACCCCAACCTAGGATTTACGTGGTGGCGTCTGTGTGGCTCCCTGTAGTGTTGGGATGGGGAGGCTGGCTGAGAAGGGGGgagtcttggaaccttggcagcaACCAGAAACGGAGCACGGGAGGCGTTTGGCACTTGGGAGTTGAGCACACACCTTCGAGGATGTAGGGACCAGAGCAGGAACAGGCTCCTGTGGCCAGCCATCCAGACGGCTACCATCAGAGGACACTGCACTGATCCTTCCCAGGCGACTAAGCAACGTGCAGAATCCTGAGTGCATTCTATTGCCCAGCGGTGGCAGTGACCTGATTTTGCCACCAGGAGGAGCTTCAGCTGTGGGAGGCTCTGAGGGCACACAAGGGCCAGGGCAGGTCAGCTTCCAAGGGAAATGGTTGCATTCTCAGAAGGGAGGGGTCCAGAATAGTTGCCAGGCTGGGGTTGTACATGCTTGTGGTCTCTGTGCAGTATCCAGGAGGGGACTGGAGGCTGAACTTGAGGTCCACAGATGAGTAGTGGCACTCAGGGCAATGGAAATTCTCTTtttgaaagaaagggaaaaattaaGGAATGTAGAATTTTAGAAACTGCTCCTTGAATCCCCTCTTCACACACATTCTTTATTTGCAACTAAAATTCTTAACTCCACCCTGAGTACTTGCCTGTCACCCCTCACCCTGTACCTGTTTCCAGGAGGTATGGGGTGCTATGACAACTCAAAGCTGTTTTGGGGAAAGAGCTCACATAACTTACCTTTCACTCCCCAGGCAGGAGGCAGCACTGGACTCCTGATGGACTTGGCAGCCAATGAGAAAGCAGTCCATGCAGACTTCTTTAATGGTAGGGGTGCCGGGATTCTGCATGCCTGgttttatttaaaagtttttcCTGTAAGTTAATACAGTGGGACGATCTTGTGACCTGAATAATTAGGATCATGGAACAGTGAAGCCAAGACACGGCCGTTCTCAGAGTACAGTGCAGAATCGATCACACTGGCTGTCGGCCACATCTGGAGAAGCATGAAATTGCTTCCTGTCTCACATGCCAGGGCCTGAGATTGAGTAGGTGGCATGAATGTTAGCACATGCTAACAGCCAGTTGTGGCTGGCCTGTCACCCTGGACAGGTTCTCTCGGGTGGCTGTACTCTCCTGATcatccctcccttcttcctttccCATACTTGTCTGCCCGTGGCTGTCTTTGCAAGGAGCAGCCACACTCCAGCTTCGGCCCTTCCCCGTCTTTGAGTCGGGACGAGGACACACTTCATCTTGTTTCAGAACTTTTCATGCTAGCTACCCAGGGAGTTTTACCAAACACACACTGAAAGCTGACCTCTCATGAACCTTCAAGTGTGCTAGAGGGCatgtttctcttattcctctggttTCTGAAGGCTTTGTCCATACAGGTTATTTGGGCCCTTACCAAGGGTTCAAACAGAGGAAACACAACATACATTTCCTGCTCAGAAGGTTGggatttctctcctttt
It encodes the following:
- the Cops9 gene encoding COP9 signalosome complex subunit 9, which codes for MKPAVDEMFPEGAGPYVDLDEAGGSTGLLMDLAANEKAVHADFFNDFEDLFDDDDVQ